In Blastocatellia bacterium, the following proteins share a genomic window:
- a CDS encoding zinc-dependent metalloprotease — protein MKHPAMKRTMISFVLGSLGLLYGIPAMAILAGESVNQAVSARLSWSLEYGEDVSADTGISGARAVQLRGELASRDDHPVVLKHVPMGRGVYGDFRLEPFDVFTPEARLMAMSDDGPLPLLPPEIRYYRGRPVDGGDGVMFLSVQADSFLAVIESAGEMIYIMPTQRRGEHVVVPAQALPRYPLDNFCGADLLPENRAFIERFRQGWDGPLGAMSADRLEADVMLDVNYSLYRYVFGSNTTTASAYATNLIGALSVIYERDINTQLRISTLTIWTTQDPFTDNETSSSAQLASYRTYVINNRGNVSRDVAHLLANANVTNYGGIAYLNALCSTSNGYGVSNIYGNLTFPVSGYAWDTFVTSHEVGHNFGSPHTHCYNPPIDMCYGQEAGCYSGPSVATLGTIMSYCHLTSGGISMVFHQRTIDLIRPIAEAAACLSVVSSTPSINVSAPNGGENWPINSTQTITWSSVSVTGNVKIELSRNGGSTYETLFADTANDGSQSWTVTGAATTQARIRITSLANPAINDVSNANFSISEPPPPIGITLIAPNGGENWPVGSVQVIRWTSNGVSGNVRIRLSRDGGATYTTLTSNTANDGSFEWTVTGPATTQARIEVQSRNDSTIRDVSDANFTISDAPPPPPPPSITVLVPNGGETWRVGTVQTIQWSSTNVTGTVSISLSTNGGRNYTPLFSGLANTGSIQWSVNSAASTKCRIRVASDDGSASDTSDANFKITQ, from the coding sequence ATGAAGCATCCAGCGATGAAGCGAACGATGATTAGTTTTGTTCTGGGCAGTCTCGGATTGCTGTATGGCATACCGGCGATGGCCATCTTGGCTGGGGAATCGGTCAACCAAGCTGTCTCAGCTCGCCTGAGCTGGTCGCTTGAGTACGGCGAGGATGTGAGCGCAGACACCGGCATCAGCGGCGCGCGAGCTGTTCAACTGCGAGGCGAGCTGGCGAGCAGGGATGACCACCCTGTGGTGCTCAAACATGTGCCGATGGGCCGTGGTGTTTATGGAGATTTTCGTCTAGAGCCGTTCGACGTGTTTACGCCTGAAGCGCGGCTGATGGCTATGAGCGATGATGGGCCACTGCCACTGCTGCCGCCTGAGATCAGATACTACCGCGGTCGTCCTGTAGATGGCGGCGACGGCGTCATGTTCTTATCGGTGCAAGCAGACTCGTTTCTCGCAGTGATTGAATCGGCAGGCGAGATGATCTACATCATGCCAACGCAACGACGGGGCGAGCACGTTGTCGTGCCAGCCCAGGCGCTGCCGCGCTATCCGTTGGACAATTTTTGCGGCGCTGATTTGCTGCCGGAGAACCGCGCCTTCATTGAGCGGTTTCGTCAAGGATGGGACGGGCCACTGGGCGCGATGAGCGCCGACCGACTCGAAGCAGATGTCATGCTCGATGTCAATTACAGCCTCTATCGCTACGTGTTCGGCAGCAACACAACGACAGCCTCCGCTTATGCGACCAACTTGATCGGCGCTCTGTCGGTCATTTACGAGCGCGACATCAACACGCAGTTGCGCATCAGCACGCTGACCATCTGGACAACACAAGACCCATTCACTGATAACGAGACCAGCTCCAGCGCGCAACTGGCCAGCTACCGCACGTATGTGATCAACAATCGCGGCAATGTCTCACGCGACGTTGCCCACTTGCTCGCCAACGCGAATGTAACCAACTATGGTGGCATCGCCTACCTGAACGCGCTGTGCAGCACCTCGAATGGCTACGGCGTGAGCAATATCTACGGCAATTTGACCTTCCCGGTCTCCGGCTATGCGTGGGATACGTTTGTCACGTCTCACGAGGTGGGACACAACTTTGGCAGTCCCCACACGCATTGCTACAATCCGCCGATTGATATGTGCTACGGACAGGAGGCAGGCTGTTACAGCGGTCCATCGGTGGCCACACTTGGCACGATCATGAGTTATTGCCATCTGACCAGCGGCGGCATCAGCATGGTCTTTCATCAGCGCACGATTGATTTGATCCGTCCGATTGCCGAAGCAGCCGCGTGCCTATCGGTTGTTTCATCAACACCGAGCATCAACGTATCGGCGCCGAACGGCGGCGAGAACTGGCCGATCAACTCGACGCAGACCATCACCTGGTCATCGGTGAGCGTCACCGGCAATGTAAAGATTGAACTATCGCGTAACGGCGGCAGCACGTATGAAACGCTGTTTGCCGACACGGCCAACGACGGTTCCCAAAGTTGGACGGTCACCGGCGCAGCGACCACTCAAGCCCGCATCAGGATTACCAGCCTGGCGAACCCTGCTATCAACGATGTCAGCAATGCCAACTTCAGTATCAGTGAGCCGCCGCCACCCATAGGCATCACCCTCATTGCGCCCAATGGCGGGGAGAATTGGCCAGTTGGCTCCGTTCAAGTGATTCGCTGGACCTCCAATGGCGTCAGCGGCAATGTCAGGATTCGGTTGTCGCGCGATGGCGGTGCGACCTACACCACCTTGACGAGCAACACGGCCAACGACGGATCGTTCGAGTGGACGGTGACGGGACCAGCTACCACCCAGGCGCGTATTGAAGTGCAAAGCCGCAACGATAGCACGATCCGCGATGTCAGCGACGCGAACTTCACGATTAGCGACGCGCCACCGCCGCCACCGCCGCCCTCGATCACCGTGTTGGTTCCTAATGGTGGCGAGACATGGCGCGTGGGGACGGTCCAGACCATTCAGTGGAGCTCGACGAATGTGACCGGCACGGTGAGCATCAGCCTCTCGACCAACGGCGGCCGAAATTACACGCCATTGTTCAGCGGTCTGGCTAACACCGGCTCGATTCAATGGTCAGTCAATAGCGCGGCGTCAACCAAGTGTCGCATCCGCGTGGCCAGCGACGATGGCTCAGCCAGCGACACGAGCGACGCCAATTTCAAGATCACTCAATAG